The genomic stretch AATCGTCTGCGCAGCCACGCCTCACGCCACAATTCTGCTTCAACCAAACTGCACTACGAGGTCGGCACCCTTCTATTCTTGACATCCAGCTCACTAACTAATACGAAAGTTGGCTGAACACAGACTTTCTCCGTATATCACGCGGTACCATTGACGACTCGATAACACAGAACCTAAATGCCCTCCTAACGCCCGCACAACGAGGCTTTGATCCTACATCCACGAGCACAAGACAATTGTCGCCGCCTGGCCATGGGCGATCATTACAACCAGAGCAATGCGAAGGGTTCAAGGAGAAAATACTGTTCCCAAGTTGGGCAATACGATCGGACGTACTGGACTATTGCGCTGGTGTAGCAATATCACCGGATCCTGATGATCCAGAAAGCATACTGCGACAGATTGAGGACTCCAAGGCACGAGAGCGGACGGTAGATGAGCGCTTAGACCCATACTCGGGTCGCTACTTTCCCCAAGAGGCGAGGACAGAGAGCTTGGCTATGCTGATGCGGAACGAGAGAGC from Pyrenophora tritici-repentis strain M4 chromosome 1, whole genome shotgun sequence encodes the following:
- a CDS encoding caffeine-induced death protein Cid2, with protein sequence MSKSSAQPRLTPQFCFNQTALRDFLRISRGTIDDSITQNLNALLTPAQRGFDPTSTSTRQLSPPGHGRSLQPEQCEGFKEKILFPSWAIRSDVLDYCAGVAISPDPDDPESILRQIEDSKARERTVDERLDPYSGRYFPQEARTESLAMLMRNERAVEKIIRMRTWGVVGERCGMTSESAEAAFDKWRSTQPR